A genomic stretch from Clavelina lepadiformis chromosome 5, kaClaLepa1.1, whole genome shotgun sequence includes:
- the LOC143460216 gene encoding nucleolar protein 14-like has product MAKNKKKGLSDKVRKSKSNANSAFGLDKVKNNPFEIKVNKQKHNIIGRKVKHDLGLPGVSRSKANKKRKETLLQEYKYRNKANNIKDERFGASDAQISLEEKMLQRFSLERKKKHEKMSQFNLNDDEELTHLGQSLSKINRFDDFMDSDGDEAGGTMSGEYVEHAHFGGGIFKKKVDDPVEDGIKSRKDVIEEIIAKSKKAKFEKQATKEKSEELRDKLDDAWEDFQKLIKPAVRTSYDKEEAREKSKPDDYDIFVKQMLFERKAAPTERSKTDEELTAEREAKMRKLEEERRLRMLMDQEEGERKPKHQSADALDDDFSFDKEEVEVEPLSFLPQDEEDTDDEDKADEDESKTHSDEDVDDLVLPEEGSDLGDQGIGEDGISVDADEPEDGSDSYSDIDSGNEDDVDVESLEEEFVEKIEVTVENPVKTTTPSKSKFPSSYSEFVSLLSPGVCPSKVVAKLRKEFSPGLGKGNKAKMIELFTYIWEHCCIAAQKHVPELNTISILTSHLYELCEMNTESCAQCVSERLKSLHYKLFKAEKSTQWPSLETMIQFKLIKLLFSTSDFRHNVVTPTLGFMCNILNNCRVLSLKDVARGLFVCTLVYEYVCFSKRLVPECLNFLATVISMAIRTGETTQPEIPEVAMIRRNRKNCSLLVCKDPTQSDVTDKPNLTKLLSQDYTDEEATDEERCQLIRTAFRLSDKFANLYSEVPAYDEIFFSLSRVCSLFIKSNDCCLQQHASSLLETINLCCGRPREPLTFGKAKPKALRLYDPKVEDTVGEPFQKRSRKLNASKRERERLLHKRRREMKGAMREIRKDSKFISRQQQKEQTEMDEERAAKVKRLYGLLSNQEGEVKEIQRKKYKLDL; this is encoded by the exons atggcaaaaaataaaaagaaaggATTATCTGATAAAGTACGCAAGTCTAAATCAAATGCAAATTCTGCCTTTGGATTggacaaagtaaaaaataatccTTTTGAAatcaaagtaaacaaacaaaagcataacATAATTGGAAGGAAGGTAAAGCATGATCTTGGATTACCTGGTGTGTCACgttcaaaagcaaataaaaag AGGAAAGAGACTCTATTGCAAGAGTACAAGTACCGcaacaaagcaaacaacatCAAAGATGAAAGGTTTGGTGCAAGTGATGCCCAAATTTctttggaagaaaaaatgcTGCAAAGGTTTTCACTTGAGAGGAAAAAGAAACACGAAAAAATGTCACAATTTAA CCTTAATGATGATGAAGAGTTAACGCATCTTGGACAATCTTTATCAAAGATCAACCGGTTTGATGATTTCATGGACAGTGATGGAGATGAGGCTGGTGGAACAATGTCAG GGGAGTATGTTGAACATGCCCACTTTGGTGGCGGtatatttaaaaagaaagTAGATGACCCTGTAGAAGATGGAATTAAATCAAGAAAAGACGTTATTGAAGAAATTATCGcaaaatcaaagaaagcaaAG TTTGAGAAACAAGccacaaaagaaaaatcagAAGAATTAAGGGACAAGCTGGATGATGCGTGGGAGGATTTCCAAAAACTCATCAAGCCAGCTGTGCGAACTTCATATG ACAAGGAAGAAGCTAGAGAAAAGTCAAAGCCGGATGATTATGACATCTTTGTGAAGCAAATGTTGTTTGAAAGAAAAGCTGCTCCTACAGAAAG AAGTAAAACAGACGAAGAGTTAACTGCTGAAAGGGAAGCCAAAATGAGAAAACTGGAAGAGGAACGACGATTAAGAATGCTCATGGATCAAGAAGAGGGCGAAAGAAAGCCAAAACATCAATCTGCTGATGCTCTTGATGATGA TTTTTCATTTGATAAAGAAGAAGTTGAAGTTGAACCGCTTTCATTTCTGCCTCAGGATGAAGAAGATACGGACGAT GAAGATAAAGCTGATGAAGATGAAAGTAAAACTCACAGTGACGAAGATGTTGATGATCTTGTCCTTCCTGAAGAGGGGTCAGATCTCGGTGATCAAGGCATTGGTGAAGATGGAATTTCAGTGGATGCAGATGAACCTGAAGATGGAAGTGACAGTTACTCTGACATTGATTCTGGCAACGAAGATGATGTTGATGTCGAAAGTTTAGAAGAGGAATTTGTTGAGAAAATAGAAGTAACCGTTGAAAATCCAGTAAAGACCACCACTCCTTCCAAATCAAAAT TTCCATCTTCATATTCTGAATTTGTGTCACTGTTGTCGCCGGGAGTTTGTCCATCTAAGGTTGTTGCAAAACTGCGTAAAGAATTTTCTCCTGGCCTAGGGAAAggaaataaagcaaaaatgattGAACTTTTCACCTACATTTGGGAACACTGCTGCATAGCAGCACAGAAGCATGTCCCCGAACTGAACACAATTTCTATACTGACAAG CCACCTTTATGAACTCTGCGAAATGAACACAGAGAGTTGTGCGCAATGTGTTAGCGAACGCCTTAAAAGCCTGCattacaaactttttaaagcaGAAAAATCTACCCAGTGGCCATCTCTGGAAACA ATGATTCAGTTCAAGTTGATTAAACTGCTTTTTTCAACAAGCGATTTTCGCCACAACGTTGTCACGCCTACACTTGGATTTATGTGCAATATATTAAACAACTGTCGTGTGCTCAGTTTAAA GGACGTCGCCCGTGGCTTGTTTGTTTGTACTCTGGTATAcgaatatgtttgtttttcaaagcGATTGGTTCCTGAATGTTTGAATTTTCTTGCCACCGTGATCAGTATGGCAATTAGAACTGGTGAAACAACCCAACCAG AAATCCCCGAAGTTGCCATGATTCGTCGTAACAGAAAGAACTGTAGTCTTTTGGTGTGTAAAGATCCTACGCAAAGCGATGTTACTGACAAACCTAACCTTACCAAACTTCTTAGCCAGGATTATACTGACGAAGAAGCGACCGACGAAGAAAG GTGTCAACTGATTCGAACTGCCTTTCGACTTTCGGATAAATTCGCAAATCTTTACTCGGAAGTCCCTGCCTATGATGAAATCTTTTTCTCTTTGAGCCGCGTCTGCTCACTGTTTATCAAGAGCAACGACTGCTGTTTACAGCAACACGCGTCGTCCTTACTGGAGACGATCAACTTGTGCTGCGGACGACCAAGAGAACCTCTTACTTTCGGCAAAGCAAAACCGAAAGCGCTGAGATTATACGACCCCAAAGTTGAAGATACAGT AGGTGAACCGTTTCAGAAACGTTCCAGGAAACTGAACGCTTCAAAACGAGAGCGGGAACGTTTGCTTCACAAACGTCGTCGAGAGATGAAGGGCGCAATGAGAGAAATAAGAAAAGACTCGAAGTTTATATCTCGACAACAACAGAAAGAGCAAACAGAAAT GGACGAAGAGAGAGCTGCCAAGGTAAAGAGACTCTATGGGCTGCTTTCAAACCAAGAAGGAGAAGTTAAAGAGATTCAGAGGAAGAAATACAAACTGGACTTGTAG